One region of Camelina sativa cultivar DH55 chromosome 6, Cs, whole genome shotgun sequence genomic DNA includes:
- the LOC104698732 gene encoding LOW QUALITY PROTEIN: AAA-ATPase At3g28520-like (The sequence of the model RefSeq protein was modified relative to this genomic sequence to represent the inferred CDS: substituted 1 base at 1 genomic stop codon) translates to MLEAGAIWGFTSTTMASLMFWSMYKQFAPYNVRVYLEHYFYKYLNKWFGEDLKSVHIRFPEYTGEGLTKSRAFDEIRNYLSTISTATARRLKANESEKSKSVVLSLDDDEAIVDRFQGVKVVWSLILVSKENQSVSKEGRHLTLSFDKQDREVITKTYLDHVLREGKEIGLKNRERKLYTNNSSTDYSSWRDGRWSNVPFNHPATFETLAMDPEMKEEIKKDLIKFSNGKDYYRKVAKPWKRGYLLFGPPGTGKSTMISAMANLLEYDVYDLELTTVKNNSEXQKLMLDTKGKSIVVIEDIDCSLDLTGQRKKKEEEDEDEEDTEEKKKEDEKLLKKDRVLKGSNVTLSGLLNAIDGLWSACSDEKIIVFTTNFVDNLDPALIRRGRMDQHIEMSYCRLEAFKVLAMNYLEIESHDLYGEIGKLLEEVDMCPADVAECLMPKSDEEDADVCLRRLVKSLEEEKKKKAEREARRKKKKAEDEEKKKKKQNKVNGVIKLFDRH, encoded by the coding sequence ATGCTGGAGGCTGGAGCAATATGGGGTTTCACCAGTACGACGATGGCGAGTCTTATGTTCTGGTCAATGTATAAACAGTTTGCGCCATACAACGTCCGAGTCTACTTGGAgcattatttttacaaatatctTAATAAGTGGTTCGGTGAAGATTTGAAATCTGTTCATATCAGATTCCCTGAATACACAGGAGAAGGTCTCACTAAAAGCCGAGCCTTTGATGAGATACGCAACTATTTATCTACGATATCAACGGCTACGGCCAGGAGATTAAAGGCCAATGAGTCGGAAAAGAGCAAATCGGTGGTTCTTAGTTTGGACGACGACGAGGCTATTGTAGATAGGTTCCAAGGTGTAAAGGTGGTGTGGTCTTTGATCTTAGTAAGTAAAGAGAATCAATCTGTTTCAAAGGAGGGAAGGCACTTGACTCTGAGTTTCGACAAACAGGATAGAGAGGTGATCACAAAGACTTATCTTGATCATGTTTtgagagaagggaaagagatTGGGTTGAAGAACAGAGAAAGGAAGCTTTACACTAATAATTCGAGTACTGATTATTCCTCATGGAGGGACGGACGATGGAGCAACGTTCCTTTTAATCATCCGGCAACATTCGAGACTTTGGCTATGGATCCTGAGATGAAAGAAGAGATTAAGAAGGATTTGATCAAGTTTAGTAACGGGAAAGATTATTACAGGAAGGTCGCGAAGCCGTGGAAGCGAGGTTATCTCTTGTTTGGACCGCCCGGGACAGGGAAATCGACGATGATATCGGCAATGGCGAATTTATTGGAGTATGATGTCTATGATCTTGAGTTGACGACAGTGAAAAATAACTCGGAGTAGCAGAAGCTAATGTTGGACACAAAAGGAAAGTCTATTGTTGTGATTGAAGATATTGATTGTTCGCTTGATCTTACGggacagagaaagaagaaggaggaggaagatgaggatgaagaggatactgaagaaaagaagaaggaagatgagaAGTTGTTGAAGAAAGATAGAGTTCTGAAAGGGAGCAATGTTACTCTGTCGGGGTTATTGAACGCCATTGATGGGTTGTGGTCAGCTTGTAGTGATGAGAAGATCATAGTGTTCACGACAAATTTTGTGGATAATCTTGATCCAGCATTGATACGTAGAGGAAGAATGGACCAACACATTGAGATGTCTTATTGCAGGTTAGAAGCTTTTAAGGTTTTGGCTATGAACTACTTGGAGATTGAGTCACATGATTTGTATGGAGAGATTGGGAAATTGCTAGAGGAAGTCGACATGTGCCCGGCTGATGTTGCTGAATGTTTGATGCCGAAATCTGATGAGGAAGATGCTGATGTTTGCTTGAGGCGTTTGGTTAAGTCtttagaggaagagaagaagaagaaagctgagaGGGAagcgaggaggaagaagaagaaagcagaggatgaagagaagaagaagaagaaacaaaacaaagtgaaTGGTGTTATCAAATTGTTTGATAGACATTAA